Within Amycolatopsis sp. FDAARGOS 1241, the genomic segment AGCCGCAGCGGCGACTCGACGCAGTCGGCAACGAAGCGCAGGAAACCCCCCGCCGTGCCGCCGTCGCAGACGCGGTGGTCGAACGCCAGCGTGAGCTCGGTGATCTTGCGCGGTATCACCTGGCCGTCGACGATCCAGGGCCGGTCGATGATCCGCCCGACGCCCAGGATCGCGACCTCCGGGTGGTTGATGATCGCGGCCGAGCCGTCGACGCCGAACACGCCGTAGTTGTTGATCGTGAACGTTCCGCCGGTGAGCTCGCCCGGCGTCAGCGCGCCGGAGCGAGCGCGCTCGGTGCGTTCCGCGAGAGCGCCGGAAAGCTGTTCCACCGACAGCCCGTGCGCACCCGGGACGACCGGGACCACGAGGCCACGGTCGGTCTGCGCGGCGAAGCCGAGGTTGACCGCCGTGGGGATCACGATCTCGTCGCCGTCGAGGTGGGCGTTGAGTTCGGGGAAGCGGCGCAGGCCTTCGAGGGCGAACTTCGACAGCAGCGCGAGCAGGCTGATCTTCGGCGCGGTCGCGTCGGAGTTGAGAGCCGCGCGGGCTTCGAGCAGAGCCGTCGCGTCGACGTCGACCCACACGGTCGCCTCGGGTATCTCGCGGCGCGAGCGCGTCAGCTTGTCGGCGACGGTCTTGCGCACGCCGCGCAACGGGATCCGGCGCTGGTCAGGAGAAGCAGGAGAAGCAGGAGAAGCACTGGCGATGGCCCGTTCGACGTCAGCCCGGCTGATCAGCCCATCGGTACCCGAGCCCGTGAGCACTCGGATGTCCACTCCGGACTGCTTCGCCAGCTGCCGCACGAGCGGTGATACCACGCGCACCCGCTCGTCGGCCGGCCGCGGTGAAGGCGCCGTGGCCGGCCGACGGGCACCACATGCGCGACGGGTCCGCCGTGCCTGCGCGGTCCCGGTGCCGTAGCCGATGAGCACGTTGCCGCTGCCTCCCGAAGAAGGTGTCGGCGTCACCACCCCGGGCTCCACGAACGCCGGCGCTTCCTCGACCGTGATCAGCGGGCTGCCGACAGTCAGCGTGTCACCGGCCGCGCCGTGCAGCGTCACCACGCGGCCCGCGTACGGCACCGGCACCTCGACGCTCGCCTTGGCCGTCTCGACCTCCACCACCGTCTGATCCACGGTCACGGTGTCACCCACCGCAACGTGCCACGCGACGATCTCGGCTTCCGTCAGGCCCTCGCCCAGGTCGGGCAGCTTGAAGATGGCCATCAGTGCGCTCCGTCCGCGAGCGGCGCCGCGTCGTCCCACTGCAGGCGTTCGATCGCGTCCAGTACGCGGTCGACGTTCGGCAGGTGGTACTGCTCCAGGTTCGGCGCGGGGTAAGGGATGTCGAAACCGCCGACGCGCAGCACCGGTGCTTCGAGGTAGTGGAAGCAGGTCTCCGACAGCTGCGCCGCGACCTCGGCGCCGTAGCCGCAGAACCGGCTCGCCTCGTGCACCACGACCGCGCGGCCCGTGCGCCGCACCGACGCCGCGACCGTGTCGAGGTCGAACGGGGCGAGGCTGCGCAGATCGATGACCTCGGCGCTGTAGCCCTCTTCCTCCGCGGCCGCGGCCGCTTCCAGTGTGGTGCCGAGCGCGCCGCCGTAGGAGATCAGCGTGACGTCGGTGCCTGTCCGGCGAACGACGGCGCGGTCGAGAGCCGTCGCGCGGTGGTCGAGCGCGCCGGTTTCCTTCTCCCAGTACCGCCGTTTCGGCTCGAGGAAGAGCACTGGGTCCGGGCTGTCGATCGACTGGCGCAGCAGCGCGTACGCGTCGGCGGGCGTCGCCGGCGTGACGACACGCAGGCCAGGCGTGTGGGTGTAGTAGACCTCGGACGAGTCGCAGTGGTGCTCGACGCCGCCGATGCCGCCGCCGTAGGGGATGCGGATCACGAGGGGCACCTCGACCGCGCCGCGCGTGCGGTTGCGCAGCTTGGCGAGGTGGCTCGTGATCTGCTCGAACGCCGGGTAGGCGAACGCGTCGAACTGCATCTCGACCACGGGGCGCAGGCCGTTCATCGCCATGCCGATGGCCGTGCCCACGATGCCCGATTCGGCCAGCGGCGTGTCGAACACGCGGTCCTCGCCGAAGCGGGCGGCCAGCCCGTCGGTGACGCGGAAAACACCACCGAGCGTGCCGACGTCCTCGCCAAACACGAGCACGCGCTCGTCCTCGGCCAGCGCGTCGGCGAGGGCGCGGTTGAGCGCGCCCGCCATGGTCACAGTGTCCGAAGTGGACTCGAGGGTCGCGGTCATTCGTCGTCTCCGGAAGCGATCTCGGCGGTGAGCTCGCCGGCCTGGTGCCGCAACGCGGCGGTCGGCTCGGCGTAGACGTGGCGGAACAGGTCCGCGGGGTCGAGCTCGGTGTCGGTGTTCATGCGTTCGCGCAGCGCGGCGGCTTCGGCCTCGGCGCGTGCGGCGATCTCCTGGCGCGCGGCGTCGTCGAGCAGGCCGCGGCCGGTGAGGTAGTGCTCGAGCCGCGCGATCGGGTCGCGGGCGAGCCAGGTTTCGACCTCCGCGCGGTCGCGGTAGCGCGTGGCGTCGTCGGCGTTGGTGTGGGACTCGACGCGGTAGGTGATCGCCTCGACGAGCGTCGGCCCGCCACCGGCGGCGGCGCGGGCGACGGCCCGCTCCACCACGGCGTGCACGGCTGCGGCGTCGTTGCCGTCGACGAGCACCGACGGCATGCCGTAGCCGACACCCTTGTGCGCCAGCGAAGGCGCCGCGGTCTGCTTCGCGAGTGGCACGCTGATCGCGTACCCGTTGTTCTGCACCAGGAACACGACGGGCGCCTGCCACACCGCGGCGAAGTTCAGCGCCTCGTGCGTGTCGCCCTCGCTGGTCGCGCCGTCGCCGAGCAGCACGAGCGCGACGGTGTCCTCGCCCTTGACCTTCGCGGCATGCCCGAAGCCGACGGCGTGCAGCGTGTTCGTGGCCAGCGGCGTGCACTGGGGTGCGACGTGGGTGGTGTGGGGGTCGTAGCCGCAGTGCCAGTCGCCGCGCAGCAATGTGAGGACCTCGACCGGGTCGACGCCGCGCGCCACCACGGCCATCGAGTCCCGGTAGGTCGGGAAGAGCCAGTCCTGCGGGCGCAGCGCGAGGATCGAGCCGATCTCGCCGGCCTCCTGGCCGCGCGCCGACGGGTAGACGGCGAGGCGGCCCTGCTTGGTGAGCGCGGTGGCCTGGGTGTCGAAGCGACGGCCCGACACCATCGCGCGGTAGAGGCGCAGGAGGACGTCGTCGGCCGGCATGGCGAGGTCGGCGTCCGGGACGGGCGAGCCGTCGGCGGCGATGAGGCCCAGCGGCTCGTCGCTCGGGAGGAAGAACGACGCTGCGGTGCGTTCCGTGGTGGTCACCGGCTGCTCCGATCGACGTGGGTGGGGAGACGCCGGGAAGACGTCTAACGCCGATCTTCGCTCTCAGTCGATCAGGTATCCAGACAATGAGGGGAAGTGTGGAACAATGGTTCGCGTGGCTCGCATGGGCCGGATGATTGGCTTCGAGAGGTGCGGCGATGTCCGAGCCGGGTGGACGAATGGCGGCGGCGCTCGACGAGGTCGACCTCAAGCTCATCGCCGAGCTGAAGGCCGACGGGCGCGCGTCGATGCGCGCGCTGGCCGAACGTGTGCACATTTCGCGAGCGGGCTGTTACACCCGGGTGGAGCGGCTGCACCGCGAAGGCGTGATCACGGGGTACGCCGCGGTCACCGATCCGCGCCGGCTGGGGCAGGGGCTCGCGGCGTACGTGTACCTCAAAGTCACGCAGAACACCTGGCGCACGGTGAGGGCCGACCTCAAGAACATCCCCGAGATCGAGCACGGCGGGCTCGTCTCGGGGGACAACGACCTCATCCTGTTCGTACGCACGCGGGACGCCGACAGCTTGCGCGACCTGGTCTTCGAACGGCTGCAGGCGATGCCGGACGTGCTCTCGACGCACACCGTGCTGGTGTTCGACGAGCTGTGATCAGGACACGAGCGAGTCCAGCAGCCGGAGCCGCTCGGCCGACGGGGAGCCGGGCGCGGCACCGAAGAACAGGATGTGCTGGCCGGGCACGTCGGGCATGCGCAGATTCTCCTCGTTGAGGGTGAGCCGGCCGACGAGCGGGTGGTCGAATTCGCGGACCGAGTGGGAGCACTCGGCGACCGGGTGGGCGGCCCAGATCCAAGCGAACTCGGGGCTCTCGATGGACAGCTCGCCGACGAGCTCGGCCATCAGCGGGTCGTCGACCTGCTCGCCCACCGTCATCCGCAGGTACGCGGCGGAGTTCGTGGCCTGGTGCTCCCAGTCGACCACGAGGTCACGCATGGCCGGGTCGAGGAACATGCGCTTCGTGAGGTTGGGGCGCGCGTCCGGGTCGACTCCGAACAGCGCGAACCCGAGCCGGTTGCCGCCCAGCAGATCGGTGCGCCGCCCGAGGATCACCGCGGCGTGGTCGACGCTGCTCTCCACGATGGCCAGCAGCGACTCCCGCACCTGCTCCGGTCCCGGCTCCGTCTCGCGCTTGGCGCGCTGGGCGGGCCACGCGAGGCGCAGCAGGTGCATGCGTTCGCTCTCGTCCAGCCGCAGCGCGTTGGCGATCGCTTCGAGCACCGAGTCGGACAGCTGGTGGCTCTCGCCCTGCTCGATGCGCGTGTAGTAGTTCACGCTCATGCCGGCGAGCTGGGCGACCTCCTCGCGCGGCAGCCCGGGAACGCGGCGCGACGTGCTGTACGTCGGCACGCCCGCCTCCGCCGGGGTCAGCGCCGCGCGGCGCGCGCAGGAATTCTCCGAGCTCGGTGTTGCGGTGGTCGCGCATGTCCCCATGCTCCTCGGCCGGCGCGCCCGCCACCCTCCCCTGACGTGGGTAGCCGGCGGGCGCTGTGACGTGAATGTTCAACTCATCACGGTTATTTCGGCGGAGTGGTCTTGGACGTGGCCGTGCCCTGCCGGACGAGCGTCCGGCAGGGCACCTTGCAAGGGCGGTCAGCGGTGCCGCAACCCGGACCCCAGCGTGTGCGAGGTGAAGAACGCCCAGATCACGTCCTGCGCCTTGATCGTCTGCGTCGCCGAGCCGGGGCCGCTGTCCACGAGCTCGCCGGGCCAGGTGTGGCCGGCGCCGAGGATGCGGTAGTGGGTCACCGACGCGTTGACGGCGCAGTTCTGCCACGAGAACCCGATGACGTCGGAGCCGATGTCCGTGCTGACCGGGGTCGCGTCGCAGCGGTTGTGGTTCGCCCAGTTCTGGGCCCAGTCCATGAGGTTGGGGATCGGTTCGCTGTGGCTGGTGCCGCCGGTGTACTCGATGGTCGGGTCGGCGGTGCCGTGGAAGTCGACGATGGGGGCGGGCACGCTCGACGAGCAGCCGACCGTCGTGCCGGGGTAGAAGGCGCCCGCGATGGTGGCGAAGGCCGCGATGCGCATCGGCAGCTGGCAGGCCAGGAGCGAGACGA encodes:
- a CDS encoding helix-turn-helix transcriptional regulator; this translates as MPTYSTSRRVPGLPREEVAQLAGMSVNYYTRIEQGESHQLSDSVLEAIANALRLDESERMHLLRLAWPAQRAKRETEPGPEQVRESLLAIVESSVDHAAVILGRRTDLLGGNRLGFALFGVDPDARPNLTKRMFLDPAMRDLVVDWEHQATNSAAYLRMTVGEQVDDPLMAELVGELSIESPEFAWIWAAHPVAECSHSVREFDHPLVGRLTLNEENLRMPDVPGQHILFFGAAPGSPSAERLRLLDSLVS
- the pdhA gene encoding pyruvate dehydrogenase (acetyl-transferring) E1 component subunit alpha, whose translation is MTTTERTAASFFLPSDEPLGLIAADGSPVPDADLAMPADDVLLRLYRAMVSGRRFDTQATALTKQGRLAVYPSARGQEAGEIGSILALRPQDWLFPTYRDSMAVVARGVDPVEVLTLLRGDWHCGYDPHTTHVAPQCTPLATNTLHAVGFGHAAKVKGEDTVALVLLGDGATSEGDTHEALNFAAVWQAPVVFLVQNNGYAISVPLAKQTAAPSLAHKGVGYGMPSVLVDGNDAAAVHAVVERAVARAAAGGGPTLVEAITYRVESHTNADDATRYRDRAEVETWLARDPIARLEHYLTGRGLLDDAARQEIAARAEAEAAALRERMNTDTELDPADLFRHVYAEPTAALRHQAGELTAEIASGDDE
- a CDS encoding Lrp/AsnC family transcriptional regulator, which encodes MSEPGGRMAAALDEVDLKLIAELKADGRASMRALAERVHISRAGCYTRVERLHREGVITGYAAVTDPRRLGQGLAAYVYLKVTQNTWRTVRADLKNIPEIEHGGLVSGDNDLILFVRTRDADSLRDLVFERLQAMPDVLSTHTVLVFDEL
- a CDS encoding dihydrolipoamide acetyltransferase family protein codes for the protein MAIFKLPDLGEGLTEAEIVAWHVAVGDTVTVDQTVVEVETAKASVEVPVPYAGRVVTLHGAAGDTLTVGSPLITVEEAPAFVEPGVVTPTPSSGGSGNVLIGYGTGTAQARRTRRACGARRPATAPSPRPADERVRVVSPLVRQLAKQSGVDIRVLTGSGTDGLISRADVERAIASASPASPASPDQRRIPLRGVRKTVADKLTRSRREIPEATVWVDVDATALLEARAALNSDATAPKISLLALLSKFALEGLRRFPELNAHLDGDEIVIPTAVNLGFAAQTDRGLVVPVVPGAHGLSVEQLSGALAERTERARSGALTPGELTGGTFTINNYGVFGVDGSAAIINHPEVAILGVGRIIDRPWIVDGQVIPRKITELTLAFDHRVCDGGTAGGFLRFVADCVESPLRLLRGL
- a CDS encoding alpha-ketoacid dehydrogenase subunit beta, with translation MTATLESTSDTVTMAGALNRALADALAEDERVLVFGEDVGTLGGVFRVTDGLAARFGEDRVFDTPLAESGIVGTAIGMAMNGLRPVVEMQFDAFAYPAFEQITSHLAKLRNRTRGAVEVPLVIRIPYGGGIGGVEHHCDSSEVYYTHTPGLRVVTPATPADAYALLRQSIDSPDPVLFLEPKRRYWEKETGALDHRATALDRAVVRRTGTDVTLISYGGALGTTLEAAAAAEEEGYSAEVIDLRSLAPFDLDTVAASVRRTGRAVVVHEASRFCGYGAEVAAQLSETCFHYLEAPVLRVGGFDIPYPAPNLEQYHLPNVDRVLDAIERLQWDDAAPLADGAH